DNA from Agarilytica rhodophyticola:
ATTATATGGCAGTGTTGGTGTTGTTTCTCTCTTAAATGGTAAGAACTTCTTGGATTATTCCGTGTTGGCAAGTGATTCTGTTGCGGGACAACACTACGGTATTTTACTTATCGAGTTGGGTGTTGGTATCACTGTTACCTGTGTCATGATCATTATATTTTTTACCTTTGCCGGGCGGATAGATAAAAAGCATGGGGTGGCTCAATGAATATTTTAGAGCAGTATAATTATTGGGTTGTTGTCTGTCTCATGATGATTGGTTTTTTCATCGTTATATCTCACGGTAACTTGGTTAAAAAGCTCATGGGCTTGAGTGTTTTTCAAACATCCGTATTTATTCTCTATATTAGTATGGGTAAAGTCAGTGGTGGTACGGCCCCCATTCTCGACCAAGCCTATTCAGTCTTTTCCAATCCTTTACCTCATGTGTTGATTCTCACAGCTATTGTTGTGGGTATTGCTACCACTGCCTTAGGCTTGGCGCTGGTAGTAAGAATTAATGAGGAGTACGGCACCATAGAAGAAAGTGAAATCCAACAAAAGGATGATCGCGAGTGCTAAATCATTTTCCTATTTTGCAGGTAATCGTGCCGCTGCTGGCGGCGCCTATATGCTTGTTACTGCAACAGCGCCGCCTGGTCTGGATATTTACTACGTTGGTCAGCGCTATAGCTTTGTTGATCAGTTTCCAACTGCTCTATCAAGTGCAAACCCAAGGCACCCTTATTTATGAGTTGGGTGGCTGGCAAGCTCCCATCGGCATTGAATATCGTATCGATGCCCTGAGTGCTCTGTTATTGGTCTTGGTTTCTGCCATGAGTACTGTGGTACTGATGGGTGCGCATAAAAGTATTGAAAAAGAAATCCCTGAAGACAAGCAGACCTTTTTCTATATTGCCTTTTTACTTTGCCTGGCGGGTTCGCTGGGCATTATTGCGACGGGCGATGCATTTAACGTGTTTGTATTTCTGGAGATTTCTTCCCTGTCTACTTATACCTTGATTGCTCTTGGTAAAGATAGGCGAGCCTTATGGGCT
Protein-coding regions in this window:
- a CDS encoding cation:proton antiporter subunit C, producing the protein MNILEQYNYWVVVCLMMIGFFIVISHGNLVKKLMGLSVFQTSVFILYISMGKVSGGTAPILDQAYSVFSNPLPHVLILTAIVVGIATTALGLALVVRINEEYGTIEESEIQQKDDREC